The Methanococcus maripaludis genome has a window encoding:
- a CDS encoding PDGLE domain-containing protein, whose protein sequence is MNNNSILIAGLIVAVLLGIAAPFLASGNPDGLESAAEKIVNLDVLDANLEEAGLEEEGTIAPSPMPDYAIPGMEKIGEIAALIIGILLVTLLSFGVGSLLKSTSKN, encoded by the coding sequence ATGAATAACAACTCGATATTAATTGCGGGATTAATTGTTGCAGTATTACTTGGAATTGCAGCTCCATTTTTAGCTTCCGGAAACCCTGATGGGTTAGAAAGTGCTGCAGAAAAAATTGTTAACTTAGATGTTTTAGATGCAAATTTGGAAGAAGCAGGACTTGAAGAAGAAGGAACAATCGCACCTTCACCTATGCCAGACTATGCAATTCCGGGAATGGAAAAAATTGGTGAAATTGCAGCATTAATAATTGGTATTTTACTCGTTACATTGCTTTCATTTGGTGTTGGTTCACTTCTTAAATCAACTTCAAAAAACTAA
- the cbiM gene encoding cobalt transporter CbiM, whose translation MHIPDGFIPFWESAIFWVISLIFLSLSLRWASKEMNEKTVPLFTALAAGIFAIQAMNMPIPWGTSGHMVGAALTAIVFDSPWAAVLLLAMVLIVQGLFFADGGLIVMGTNIFNMGIVGGFAGYYIFKALKKTNFHVAIFIAAWAATFIASLVCAAELAIAGTFPIDLGIQFMGLYHAVIGIIEGLITVIVVGYLASARPDLVKSVKKVVLNE comes from the coding sequence ATGCACATACCAGATGGATTTATCCCATTTTGGGAAAGCGCGATATTTTGGGTAATTTCCCTGATATTTTTAAGCTTGTCCTTAAGATGGGCATCAAAAGAAATGAATGAAAAGACAGTTCCATTATTTACGGCACTTGCAGCAGGTATCTTTGCAATTCAGGCAATGAACATGCCAATACCTTGGGGAACCAGTGGACACATGGTTGGTGCAGCATTGACTGCAATAGTGTTTGATAGCCCTTGGGCTGCTGTATTACTGTTGGCTATGGTTTTAATTGTTCAAGGATTATTCTTTGCAGACGGTGGTTTAATCGTCATGGGTACAAACATCTTTAACATGGGTATTGTTGGCGGATTTGCAGGATACTACATCTTCAAAGCATTGAAAAAGACGAACTTCCACGTTGCGATATTTATTGCCGCATGGGCTGCAACATTTATAGCTTCATTAGTTTGTGCAGCAGAACTTGCAATTGCAGGAACATTCCCTATAGACCTTGGAATTCAATTTATGGGTCTTTACCACGCAGTAATCGGAATTATTGAAGGATTAATCACTGTAATTGTGGTAGGCTACCTCGCATCAGCTCGACCGGATCTTGTAAAGAGCGTAAAAAAGGTGGTTTTAAATGAATAA
- a CDS encoding tetratricopeptide repeat protein has translation MKNNYGIQKWHSHGAMLCNSEKYSEALECYDKILSYYPNDFLAVFGKGMVFLKLREYEKALQCFNSVLNMNSSYIPAIKNKKMIEEKLKKQESENYTKFSKLGVEYYKNGNFENALNYFEKAFEINPYSETLRKNIERTHLKLKETLPIRWNNKGVEYFKVKNYQKAYECFEKAVKLNPKFESALKNKAMVQKLIKN, from the coding sequence ATGAAGAACAATTACGGTATTCAAAAATGGCACAGCCACGGAGCAATGCTCTGTAATTCTGAAAAGTATTCGGAAGCACTCGAGTGTTATGATAAGATACTTTCATATTATCCAAACGATTTTTTAGCAGTCTTTGGGAAAGGAATGGTTTTTTTAAAACTTAGGGAATACGAAAAAGCGCTTCAATGTTTTAACAGCGTTTTAAACATGAATTCTTCATATATTCCTGCAATAAAAAATAAAAAAATGATAGAAGAAAAGTTAAAAAAGCAGGAAAGCGAAAATTATACTAAATTTTCAAAATTGGGTGTTGAATATTATAAAAATGGAAACTTTGAGAATGCTCTTAACTATTTTGAAAAAGCTTTTGAAATAAATCCATATTCGGAAACTTTAAGAAAAAATATTGAAAGAACTCACCTTAAATTAAAAGAAACACTCCCAATACGGTGGAATAATAAGGGTGTTGAATATTTCAAAGTTAAAAACTACCAAAAAGCTTATGAGTGTTTTGAAAAAGCTGTTAAATTAAATCCAAAATTTGAATCCGCTTTAAAAAATAAAGCAATGGTTCAAAAGTTAATCAAAAATTAA
- a CDS encoding GNAT family N-acetyltransferase encodes MLELKVDSEIVLKEIELFDAEDIFRLIDSDRENLRIWLSFVDSTKELFDTEDFIKSILFLPEEIRDFVTVIIYKGQKIGLIGFKLTDFVNKKTEIGYWISKEFENKGIVTKSIIKMIDYALDTLELNRIQIKCAIGNEKSSKIPKKLNFKFEGIERSAELLNGKFIDAEVYSILKDEWNSKN; translated from the coding sequence ATGTTAGAACTTAAGGTAGATTCAGAAATTGTTTTAAAAGAAATAGAATTGTTTGATGCAGAAGATATTTTTAGATTAATAGATTCAGATCGAGAAAATCTTAGAATCTGGCTTTCATTTGTGGATTCGACAAAAGAACTATTTGATACAGAGGATTTTATAAAATCAATACTGTTTCTTCCAGAAGAAATTCGAGATTTTGTTACTGTTATCATTTATAAAGGCCAAAAAATTGGATTAATCGGATTTAAGCTCACAGACTTTGTAAATAAAAAAACAGAAATTGGATACTGGATTTCAAAAGAATTTGAAAACAAAGGAATTGTGACAAAATCAATAATAAAAATGATAGATTATGCATTAGATACATTAGAACTAAACAGAATACAGATAAAGTGTGCAATTGGAAATGAAAAAAGTTCAAAAATTCCAAAAAAGCTAAATTTTAAATTTGAAGGAATTGAAAGAAGTGCTGAACTCTTGAATGGAAAATTTATCGATGCAGAAGTCTACAGTATTTTAAAAGATGAATGGAACTCTAAAAATTAA
- a CDS encoding flippase, with product MIKNLKKDGILKDSAYMIFSNMYSKFAAYLFYFLIPFILGTEGFGIIKGLMPILDTLVIIFCSGIPPAMAKFISGGDFNENSWIYDILKVMFVFSIFGGIFTIFLKYLLGGNYSTLPDVYFYAVAVALPFSVVISWSRGILQGNLKIKNLSKTWILENTSKVVFLIILSYLFGVVGGILSISVSFLIGGIFGMYLLSKSKLEYSFSNILKNIFSPIKNSDSVKKVIYYSIPIALTTASYRLINDLDGIFILSMRGAYDNGVYGYASLLSRLLFLFASAIAIVLIPRISKSKDISYFKKATILNISIVLPALLIIFLFSKELLNLFFGISTPESIISLKILSVSAVFMSTYTICASSLQGIGYAKIPVYVLFLGILLNAIFNYTLIPNLGIVGGAIATLSSSFAVFVLIWIITFSKLKKIKNNS from the coding sequence ATGATTAAAAACCTAAAAAAAGATGGAATTTTAAAAGACAGCGCATACATGATATTTTCAAACATGTATTCCAAATTTGCAGCCTATCTTTTTTATTTTTTAATACCATTTATTCTTGGAACTGAGGGTTTTGGTATAATCAAGGGACTAATGCCGATTTTAGATACGTTAGTTATTATTTTTTGTTCTGGAATTCCACCTGCGATGGCAAAATTTATTTCTGGTGGCGATTTTAACGAAAACAGTTGGATATATGATATTTTAAAAGTAATGTTTGTTTTTTCAATTTTTGGTGGAATTTTTACCATATTTTTAAAGTATTTACTTGGTGGAAACTATTCTACTTTACCAGACGTTTACTTTTATGCGGTTGCAGTTGCATTACCCTTTTCAGTTGTTATTTCTTGGAGTAGGGGAATATTACAAGGCAATTTGAAGATAAAAAATTTATCAAAAACTTGGATTTTAGAAAATACTTCAAAAGTTGTTTTTTTAATAATTTTAAGCTATTTATTTGGCGTAGTTGGCGGAATCCTATCGATTTCAGTTTCCTTTTTAATCGGAGGAATTTTTGGAATGTATTTATTATCAAAATCAAAACTCGAATATTCCTTTTCAAACATTTTAAAAAATATATTTTCACCGATAAAGAATAGTGATTCTGTTAAGAAAGTTATATATTATTCAATTCCTATCGCACTTACGACTGCATCCTATAGGCTTATAAATGATCTTGATGGTATTTTCATACTTTCGATGCGGGGGGCTTATGATAATGGTGTTTACGGATACGCATCGTTACTTTCAAGGCTCCTTTTCTTGTTCGCATCTGCAATAGCAATAGTACTGATTCCAAGAATTTCAAAATCAAAAGATATTTCATATTTCAAAAAAGCAACAATTTTAAACATTTCAATAGTTTTGCCTGCATTATTGATAATATTTTTATTTTCAAAAGAACTTCTAAACTTATTTTTTGGAATAAGTACTCCTGAAAGCATTATTTCTTTAAAGATACTTTCTGTCTCGGCAGTATTCATGAGTACATATACAATATGTGCTTCATCACTTCAGGGTATTGGATATGCAAAAATTCCAGTATATGTTTTATTTTTGGGTATTTTATTAAATGCAATATTCAATTACACATTGATTCCAAATTTGGGTATTGTTGGCGGTGCAATCGCAACTCTTTCATCGTCATTTGCTGTTTTTGTATTAATTTGGATAATTACATTCAGTAAACTTAAAAAAATTAAAAATAATAGTTAA
- the guaA gene encoding glutamine-hydrolyzing GMP synthase, whose amino-acid sequence MFKTEPFIEESIEEIRKQIDNRRTIIALSGGVDSSVAAVLADRAIGDKLLAVYVDTGLMRKNESEEIWKIFKEQMGLNLKIVEAKDIFLKELEGVIDPEEKRKIIGRLFIEVFEKVAEEQGEEVLVQGTIAPDWIESEGQIKTHHNIALPGGMVLDVVEPLRELYKDEVRLLAEALGLPDQIAHRQPFPGPGLAVRILGEITDEKLAICKEANFIVSEEIEKTELKNELWQYFAAVLDTKATGVKGDIRDYNWVVALRFVSSLDAMTAHTPEIPFDLIKRISKRITSEIPNVTRVVLDVTDKPPATIEFE is encoded by the coding sequence ATGTTCAAGACGGAACCATTTATAGAAGAATCTATTGAAGAAATAAGAAAGCAGATTGATAATAGGAGAACAATCATTGCATTGAGCGGCGGTGTTGACAGTTCAGTTGCTGCAGTTCTTGCAGATAGAGCAATTGGGGATAAATTGCTTGCAGTTTACGTTGATACTGGATTGATGAGAAAAAACGAGTCTGAGGAAATCTGGAAAATTTTTAAAGAACAGATGGGACTCAATTTAAAAATTGTTGAAGCAAAAGACATATTTTTAAAAGAACTCGAAGGAGTAATTGATCCAGAAGAAAAAAGAAAGATAATTGGAAGACTCTTTATCGAAGTATTTGAAAAAGTTGCAGAAGAACAAGGTGAAGAAGTACTTGTTCAGGGAACAATTGCGCCAGACTGGATTGAAAGTGAAGGCCAGATTAAAACACACCACAACATTGCACTCCCTGGTGGAATGGTTTTAGATGTTGTTGAACCTTTAAGGGAACTTTATAAGGATGAAGTTAGACTTTTAGCAGAAGCTCTCGGGCTTCCAGACCAGATTGCACACAGGCAGCCTTTCCCAGGACCCGGACTTGCAGTTAGGATTTTGGGTGAAATTACAGATGAAAAATTAGCAATCTGTAAGGAAGCAAACTTCATTGTTTCAGAAGAGATCGAAAAAACTGAACTTAAAAACGAACTTTGGCAGTACTTTGCAGCAGTGCTCGATACAAAAGCAACTGGTGTTAAGGGCGACATTAGGGACTACAACTGGGTTGTTGCACTTAGATTTGTAAGCTCACTTGATGCAATGACTGCACACACCCCCGAAATTCCATTTGATCTTATAAAAAGAATCAGCAAAAGAATAACTTCAGAAATTCCAAATGTTACAAGAGTGGTTCTTGATGTAACCGATAAACCACCAGCAACAATTGAATTTGAATAA
- the pyrG gene encoding glutamine hydrolyzing CTP synthase, giving the protein MKYIFVTGGVVSSLGKGITASSLGRLLKARGLNVNMIKIDPYLQIDAGTMSPFEHGEVFVTDDGGETDLDLGNYERFVDIGLKADNNITTGKIYWSVLSKERRGDYLGKTVQVIPHITNEIKDRIKALGKDSDITIIEIGGTVGDIESLPFLEAIRQFKKDVGKENVLYIHVSLLPYIRSAGELKTKPTQHSVKELKGIGIQPDILVCRSEIPVSEKIREKLALFCDVEKEAVIECKDARTIYEVPLNLEKEGIGKLVTEKLNLKDSTPDLTEWRAIVDRIINPMNEITIGIVGKYVELKDSYMSIMEALGHAGAKNDTKVNIAWINSEELETKNYVEILDKMVDDEKLHGILVPGGFGDRGIDGKVNAVRYAREKNIPFLGICLGMQCAVIEFARNVCGLKANSTEFDEETENPVIDYIPEQREITEKGGTMRLGAYPAILTEHSLASELYGSINVSERHRHRYEVNPEYHEILKKNGLIISGMSPDGKLAEFIELENHKYFIATQAHPEFKSRPNKPHPLFYGLIKAAIEK; this is encoded by the coding sequence ATGAAATATATATTTGTTACAGGCGGTGTGGTGTCTTCTTTAGGAAAGGGAATAACCGCATCATCTCTTGGAAGACTTCTCAAAGCCAGGGGTTTGAACGTAAATATGATTAAAATTGACCCTTATTTGCAAATCGATGCGGGTACGATGTCTCCATTTGAACATGGTGAAGTTTTTGTAACTGATGATGGTGGAGAAACCGACCTTGACCTTGGAAATTACGAAAGATTTGTGGATATTGGATTGAAAGCTGACAACAATATTACAACAGGTAAAATATACTGGAGCGTTCTTTCAAAGGAGAGAAGGGGAGACTACCTTGGAAAAACGGTTCAAGTAATTCCGCACATTACAAACGAGATAAAAGATAGAATCAAAGCGCTTGGAAAAGACTCTGATATTACGATTATCGAAATTGGCGGAACTGTCGGAGATATTGAAAGCTTACCATTTTTAGAAGCAATTAGGCAGTTTAAAAAAGATGTTGGAAAGGAAAATGTACTATATATTCACGTTTCACTTTTACCATATATCAGAAGTGCAGGTGAATTAAAGACAAAACCAACACAGCACTCCGTAAAAGAATTAAAAGGAATCGGAATCCAGCCCGATATTTTGGTGTGTAGATCAGAAATTCCAGTAAGTGAAAAAATAAGGGAAAAACTCGCACTCTTTTGCGACGTTGAAAAAGAAGCAGTAATTGAATGTAAAGACGCAAGAACAATTTACGAAGTTCCATTAAACCTTGAAAAAGAAGGAATTGGAAAATTAGTTACTGAAAAACTTAATTTAAAAGATTCTACACCTGACTTAACCGAATGGAGAGCTATTGTTGATAGGATCATTAATCCAATGAATGAAATTACAATTGGAATTGTTGGAAAATACGTTGAATTAAAAGATTCTTACATGAGTATTATGGAAGCATTGGGACATGCTGGTGCTAAAAATGATACTAAAGTAAATATTGCTTGGATCAACTCAGAAGAACTTGAAACCAAGAATTATGTGGAAATTCTCGATAAAATGGTTGACGATGAAAAATTACATGGTATTTTAGTTCCAGGCGGTTTTGGAGATAGAGGAATTGACGGAAAAGTAAATGCCGTAAGATATGCAAGAGAGAAAAATATTCCATTTTTGGGAATTTGTCTTGGAATGCAGTGTGCGGTAATTGAATTCGCAAGAAATGTATGTGGTTTAAAAGCAAATTCAACAGAATTTGACGAAGAAACTGAAAACCCTGTAATCGATTACATTCCTGAACAGCGTGAAATTACTGAAAAAGGGGGAACCATGAGACTTGGTGCATACCCTGCAATTTTAACAGAACATTCACTTGCAAGTGAATTATACGGTTCAATAAATGTATCCGAAAGACACAGACACCGATACGAAGTAAATCCGGAATACCATGAAATCTTGAAGAAAAACGGTTTAATAATTTCAGGAATGTCGCCTGACGGAAAACTTGCAGAATTCATAGAACTTGAAAATCACAAGTACTTTATTGCAACACAAGCGCACCCTGAATTTAAATCACGACCAAACAAACCTCACCCATTATTTTATGGATTGATAAAAGCTGCGATCGAAAAATAA
- a CDS encoding 3'-5' exonuclease, translating to MYVFLDTETTGLHPGQIAQLSYLVTDEDLNLKKVFNQYYSVDRMSRSAAKIHGLTMEILDELSNGMTFEDTVDEVRDDLEDSIIIGHNISFDIRFLKTEFERLGPEYVPKDKFCTMFHFTPICKLPGQKRYKRPKLVELMEFLEQCPHEGLEFTKEAYGCSDVGFHDARYDTGILYLCYKKGVLLDHIKK from the coding sequence ATGTATGTTTTTTTAGATACTGAAACAACAGGGCTTCACCCGGGTCAGATTGCACAGCTTTCATATCTTGTAACTGACGAAGATTTGAACCTAAAAAAAGTTTTCAATCAATACTACTCAGTAGACCGCATGTCAAGAAGTGCTGCAAAAATTCACGGCTTAACTATGGAAATACTTGACGAATTATCAAATGGAATGACTTTCGAAGACACCGTTGACGAAGTTAGGGATGATCTTGAAGATTCCATAATAATCGGACACAATATCTCTTTTGATATTCGATTTTTAAAGACAGAATTTGAAAGGCTAGGTCCGGAATATGTTCCAAAAGATAAATTCTGTACAATGTTTCATTTTACTCCAATATGTAAACTTCCAGGTCAAAAAAGATATAAAAGACCAAAATTGGTTGAATTAATGGAATTTTTAGAACAATGCCCTCACGAAGGACTTGAGTTTACAAAAGAAGCGTATGGTTGTAGTGACGTTGGATTTCACGATGCAAGGTACGATACCGGGATTTTATATCTTTGCTACAAAAAAGGAGTTTTACTCGACCATATAAAAAAATAA
- a CDS encoding DEAD/DEAH box helicase has product MHVLDLLKENKITELRPPQKRVIDEGLFDKLKNFLICIPTASGKTLIGEMALLNHILDENRNLTGKKGLFIVPLKALANEKFDEFREKYEKYGIKVGLSIGDFDTKEDLSKFHIIITTSEKLDSLMRHNVEWINTVSLAIIDEIHLIGDNERGGTLEVILTKLKNLNAQIVGLSATIGNPEELSNWLNAKLIVDEWRPVELKKGIYFENELEFLKNPAKKIKKLSKNNLTDLIVDSVEEKGSCLIFCNSKRNAVGEAKKHNLTRYLTKTEQHELNKLSEDILSILDTPTETCRALSECIKKGVSFHHAGLTYQHRKIVEDGFRNRLIKVICCTPTLSAGLNLPCRRAIVRDTKRYSQNGLVDIPRMEIQQCIGRAGRPGLDPYGEGIIYIKNEKEAEKAYEILIGNVENIYSKLANQKVLRIHILGLISTGEIKDGESLVNFMKNTFYAYQFGNIGAVLLNVSEVVEFLEKNKFLETTVHKKTENKVLELSLDSSNNLVLDSKETSFDLTNPNSKVEFRSTKLGKRISELYIDPMSSEIIIEELNELKKKCSQLDRSKIDQYLFYLISKTNEMRPLLRIRPNEELDLILEMDKMGLKDYSIENIEAFKNSKMFCDWVSEIPEEIILEKYGVEPGILRYKVEQAKWMIYSTKEIAKLIHLDSSEVYRALLEMELRIEYGAKEELIELLKVKNVGRARSRKLYNAGIKSKIEINNNPEKILELFGEKIGKKILGELGMKYGQQTLLNY; this is encoded by the coding sequence ATGCACGTATTAGATCTACTTAAGGAAAACAAAATTACTGAATTAAGGCCTCCTCAAAAAAGAGTGATTGATGAAGGACTTTTTGATAAATTAAAAAATTTTTTGATATGTATTCCAACTGCAAGTGGAAAAACGCTAATTGGAGAAATGGCGTTACTAAACCATATTTTGGATGAAAATAGAAATTTAACTGGAAAAAAAGGACTATTTATCGTCCCATTAAAGGCACTGGCAAACGAGAAATTTGATGAATTTAGGGAAAAATACGAAAAGTATGGAATAAAGGTGGGTTTATCTATCGGGGACTTCGATACAAAAGAAGACCTTTCAAAATTTCATATAATAATCACCACTTCTGAAAAGCTCGATTCATTGATGAGACACAATGTTGAATGGATAAACACGGTATCATTAGCAATAATTGACGAAATTCATTTAATCGGCGACAATGAACGAGGGGGAACTTTAGAAGTAATTTTAACGAAATTAAAAAATTTAAATGCCCAGATTGTTGGACTTTCTGCAACAATTGGAAATCCTGAAGAACTCTCAAACTGGTTAAATGCAAAATTAATTGTGGATGAATGGAGGCCAGTTGAACTAAAAAAAGGAATTTACTTCGAAAATGAACTCGAATTTTTAAAAAATCCTGCAAAAAAAATTAAAAAATTATCTAAAAATAATTTAACTGATTTAATAGTTGATAGTGTTGAAGAAAAAGGTTCCTGTTTAATTTTTTGTAATTCAAAAAGAAATGCCGTTGGTGAAGCTAAAAAACACAATTTAACCAGATATTTAACGAAAACTGAACAGCATGAATTGAATAAATTAAGCGAAGATATTTTATCAATTCTTGATACACCAACTGAAACCTGTAGGGCACTTTCTGAATGTATTAAAAAGGGAGTATCATTTCACCATGCTGGACTTACATACCAACATAGAAAAATTGTTGAAGATGGATTTAGAAACCGGCTGATAAAAGTAATTTGCTGTACTCCAACGCTTTCAGCAGGATTAAATTTACCATGCAGGCGAGCAATTGTACGGGATACAAAAAGATACTCACAAAACGGCCTTGTAGATATTCCAAGAATGGAAATTCAACAATGTATTGGAAGAGCAGGTCGACCGGGACTGGATCCATATGGTGAAGGAATAATTTATATTAAAAATGAAAAAGAAGCAGAAAAAGCTTATGAAATACTTATTGGAAATGTAGAAAATATTTATTCAAAGCTTGCAAACCAGAAAGTTTTGAGAATTCATATTTTGGGTTTAATTTCGACAGGAGAAATTAAAGATGGCGAAAGCCTCGTCAATTTTATGAAAAATACATTTTATGCATACCAGTTTGGAAATATTGGTGCAGTTTTATTAAATGTATCCGAAGTTGTAGAATTTTTAGAAAAAAATAAATTTTTAGAAACAACAGTTCATAAAAAAACAGAAAACAAGGTTTTGGAATTATCATTGGACTCTTCAAACAATTTAGTTTTAGATTCAAAAGAAACTTCGTTTGATCTTACAAATCCAAATTCTAAAGTAGAATTTAGATCAACAAAGCTTGGAAAAAGAATTTCTGAACTCTATATTGACCCGATGAGTTCTGAAATTATAATTGAAGAATTGAATGAATTAAAGAAAAAATGCAGTCAACTGGATCGATCTAAAATAGATCAGTATCTGTTCTATTTAATTTCAAAAACTAACGAAATGCGACCACTTTTAAGAATTCGGCCAAATGAAGAACTTGATTTAATTCTTGAAATGGATAAAATGGGACTGAAAGATTATTCGATAGAAAATATCGAAGCTTTTAAGAATTCAAAAATGTTCTGCGACTGGGTAAGTGAAATACCTGAAGAAATAATTTTGGAAAAGTATGGTGTTGAACCGGGAATATTAAGGTATAAAGTTGAACAGGCTAAATGGATGATATATTCAACAAAGGAGATTGCAAAATTAATCCATTTAGATAGCAGCGAAGTTTATAGGGCACTTTTAGAAATGGAATTAAGAATTGAGTACGGTGCAAAAGAAGAGTTAATCGAATTATTGAAAGTCAAAAATGTCGGTCGTGCAAGATCGAGAAAACTCTACAATGCGGGAATTAAGTCTAAAATAGAGATAAACAATAACCCTGAAAAAATCCTTGAACTTTTCGGCGAAAAAATCGGTAAAAAAATACTTGGCGAACTTGGAATGAAATATGGTCAACAGACTCTTCTTAACTATTAA
- the argJ gene encoding bifunctional ornithine acetyltransferase/N-acetylglutamate synthase codes for MAENFVVVDGGVVAPKGFKANGHKDRKYGAALIYSETDAVAAGVFTTNKVFAHPVALSKDVLVNNSVFRAIVANSGNANCFTKGGMDDAKLLVKKAAELLNIPENQVLSASTGVIGRRMPMDIITTEVERAFENMSSENSNKNASAAIMTTDAFPKTIAVEFEVNGKSVRIGGIAKGAGMIAPNMLHATMLGFITTDIEISKEDLTNSLQKATDESFNNAVVDGDMSTNDTVYVLANAQSGVKYIDCKDKFDSALAYVSKELAKMIVSDGEGAKKLIEATVYGAETKEDAKKASMSIIRSLLLKTAVFGADPNWGRIAAAVGYSGAEMDMSNFDIIISDISLEKQAILVKSGEQIADCGTPELKLAEEIMKEDKIKIIVDLKMGSFENTAFGCDLGYDYVRINSEYTT; via the coding sequence ATGGCCGAAAATTTCGTGGTTGTGGATGGAGGCGTCGTAGCTCCAAAGGGTTTTAAGGCAAACGGGCACAAGGATAGAAAATACGGTGCCGCATTAATATATTCAGAAACAGATGCAGTTGCAGCAGGGGTATTTACAACAAATAAAGTTTTTGCACATCCTGTTGCTCTTTCAAAGGACGTTTTAGTAAATAATTCAGTATTTCGGGCAATCGTTGCGAACAGTGGAAATGCAAACTGCTTTACAAAAGGCGGAATGGACGATGCAAAATTACTCGTAAAAAAAGCTGCTGAATTATTAAATATTCCTGAAAATCAGGTACTTTCAGCATCAACTGGAGTAATTGGTAGACGAATGCCAATGGATATTATAACAACTGAAGTCGAAAGGGCATTTGAAAATATGTCCTCAGAAAACAGCAACAAAAATGCATCAGCTGCAATAATGACTACCGATGCTTTCCCAAAAACCATTGCTGTAGAATTTGAAGTAAATGGTAAATCCGTTAGAATCGGCGGAATTGCAAAAGGTGCGGGAATGATTGCACCAAACATGCTTCATGCGACAATGCTTGGATTCATTACAACGGATATTGAAATATCAAAAGAAGATTTAACAAATTCCCTTCAAAAAGCAACTGATGAAAGCTTTAACAATGCGGTTGTCGATGGAGACATGAGTACAAACGATACTGTATATGTTTTGGCGAATGCTCAGAGCGGTGTAAAATATATTGATTGTAAAGATAAATTTGACAGTGCTTTAGCTTATGTTTCAAAAGAACTTGCAAAAATGATTGTTTCAGACGGAGAAGGTGCTAAAAAATTAATCGAAGCAACAGTCTATGGTGCAGAAACGAAAGAAGATGCGAAAAAAGCTTCAATGTCAATTATAAGGTCACTTCTTTTAAAAACTGCTGTGTTTGGTGCTGATCCAAACTGGGGTAGAATTGCAGCGGCAGTCGGATACAGCGGTGCTGAAATGGACATGTCAAATTTTGATATTATAATAAGCGATATTTCTTTAGAAAAACAGGCAATTTTGGTTAAATCTGGGGAACAGATTGCGGACTGCGGAACTCCTGAATTAAAGCTTGCAGAAGAAATCATGAAGGAAGATAAAATCAAAATAATCGTTGATTTAAAAATGGGAAGCTTTGAAAATACGGCATTTGGATGCGATTTAGGATATGACTACGTTAGAATAAATTCAGAATACACAACATAA
- a CDS encoding selenouridine synthase SelU-like subunit, protein MMIIGLFGKTGCGKTEILNELKKKYSVVDIEGCANNKGSILGDLYDLSSSTQEQFDLCIEKQKKIAEDAGYCIVEFEGRRIGGRDKVTIPEPFSDLKCYNYNIVVNCPYECQIKRLLNWYLPKNEIEKEILIDKFIDLKSALSKPEKIELMDEIVDLLKKDEYYNAATLIEEGLYSEHYLRHIMKVKHDLEINNEDILKSAEEISKYIDEILKKHGIKI, encoded by the coding sequence ATGATGATTATTGGACTTTTTGGAAAAACGGGTTGTGGAAAAACCGAAATTTTAAACGAATTAAAGAAAAAATACTCAGTCGTGGATATCGAAGGCTGTGCAAACAATAAAGGGAGTATTTTAGGGGATTTGTACGATTTATCCTCAAGTACTCAAGAACAGTTTGATTTGTGTATTGAAAAACAGAAAAAAATTGCAGAAGATGCTGGATACTGCATAGTTGAATTTGAAGGGCGGAGAATTGGTGGGCGAGATAAGGTAACAATTCCTGAACCGTTTTCTGATTTAAAATGTTACAATTATAATATTGTCGTAAACTGCCCGTATGAATGCCAGATTAAGAGGCTTTTAAACTGGTATCTTCCAAAAAACGAGATTGAAAAAGAAATTTTAATCGATAAATTTATTGATTTGAAATCCGCACTTTCAAAACCTGAAAAAATCGAATTAATGGACGAAATAGTTGATTTACTAAAAAAAGATGAATATTACAATGCTGCAACTTTAATTGAAGAAGGATTATACAGTGAACACTATTTACGGCATATTATGAAAGTGAAACATGATTTAGAAATAAATAACGAAGATATTTTAAAATCAGCTGAAGAAATATCTAAATATATTGACGAAATTTTGAAAAAACACGGAATTAAAATTTAA